The genome window GCGGGGGGGGTGCATATCATGTCAAACAATGTGAAACAAGGGAAACAAGGCAAGATATGAAGGAATGTCAATGAGAAAGTATTGTGAAGTTAGCTTCTGCTCAGTTTCAAATCAATTGATTGCTCAACCctaagagaaaggataaatggGTAACATTCCTATTTCACAAGTGAGGACACAAAGACTGACAGAAGTTCATTAAGTTCCCCCAGAGTCATAATCAAAAGGTGGCTGTGCCAAAATTTAAGCCTATTCTTCCCACTAACTCTGCTGTCTTTTCATTGTGACACTGCTTCTTTCCTTCACATTTATGAAAAGCCTATTCTATGTGCTTGACTAGGAGCTAGAAACACACATAAGCATCTCTCTGCCAATTGAGGTCAAAGTTTAATGAGCACCATACACCACTGCTGTCTAATTCTAATCtctgccatttttttccctttttaaaattttcttcttacaACTGTTGTCTGTATGTGTTCTCAGTGCTCTATGGACAATTCTTGCCTTTTCCCTATATCATCTGTGACtctctccatctataaaatggtctatcactttcctttttaattggCAATAGTTGATAGGTTTCGTAACTGTTCATTCACCTTAACATTCTTTCAGAAGTgcttgccttttttgtttgtttgttttcttttccaatttcaaGTATTTTCAAATGCTTCCAGATGGCAACACACTGACTTCTGGGGGAATCAATCCAAAGAACGCTCCTTCCTTTATCAACAAGCTTGATTTATTAACACTGCAGGTTTTTGAAGAAATGAAGTGagagaaaattttattatttcaggagACATATTTCCTTTGgatgcatttatttaaatactaaCTGAATTCCTTACCTTTATTATGTCCCAATACAGGAGACTTCACTGCAAATGAAGTCTTAAATAAGGCACCTCAATAAGCCAAAACAATGTTAAAAGTAATACATTAAAATGAGAGattaccataatttaaaaaagatttttaaatacctCAGCAATTACTTATTTCTCATTGTAATCTTACCCTGAGGTGAAGGTTGTATCTCCCTGTCACCAACAGCCTAAGATATAAACTTGTATGGATAGAACTGTGCCTACTCAAATATATGTTCAAGTCCTAGTATCTTGTACCTtttaaatgtgaccttatttggaaataggatctttgcaaatgtaatccagttaagatgaggtcatactggattatgTTGGACACTGATCCAATGATTGCTATGCTTATAAGAGGGACACAGACACAGGCAAGAAAGACTGGGGCAGAAACCATTTGATGACAAAGCAGATACTGGAGTGATGCAGCTGTAAGCCAAGGAACAGCAAGGATTGCTGGGACCACCAAAAACCAAGAGGCTAGGAAGGACTTTTTTCCCTTTAGCCTTCAGAGGGTACATGATCCATCTTGATTCTGAGTTTTAGCTGCCAGAACTGTAGGGAAaaaattcctgttgttttaaaccaccgggtggtaatttgttatggcagcactAGGAAATAATACAGGGCTTTCATAATGAGTGACAAACTGCACAGTGCCTGTAATGATTTTGCCCCTCCTTTCAAAATTAACTTGTGCCTCATTCCATATTAAATACTTTAAGTAAAAGGCATaatacagttgacccctgaacaacacaggtttgaaatgcatgggtccacttatatgtgaatttttttctatatagtacagtattgtaaatgtattttctcttatgattttcttaacattttctctagtttattttcagaacacagtatataatacatataacatagaaatacatgtttaaataCACTTACTGTGTTATCAGTAAGATCTtgggtcaacagtaggctattaagtTTTGAGACAaggttatacatggattttcaactgtgggGGTTGCTGACCCTCATCCCCACACTTTTCAAGGATTAACTAGATTTCATTTTACTAAACCGTACTTAGGAAAACCTGAACCTTTGAGAAATACAACTCGAGATATATGCTTTGCTCTTCTAGAATGGTAGGGGCTTTTATTTCTGTACCTTGCTCACAGACCTTCTTTTAAACGGATAACTATATTACTAGGAATAAAGCAACAAAAATTAAGAGACCGTGACTATCAATACTAAATCTAATGAACTTTCTACCAAATGTGTACATAATTTGAGATGTCAGTgagtaaaaagaacagaaaatttaacCAAACTCAGTGAAGGCTTCTGAAATCTTGCTTTAGCTATGACAAAGAATAATCACTATTTTAAACAGATCTGCTCTACATTtaccaggagaaaataaaaacctctccTTTCAGCCCCACCTTGCCAATGTCCTCATATAAAAGTTTAGCTATGGATTTTTGCACTTTCTGAAATTCAAGTTCTTAGTGTTGTTCAACACAGTCATTGAGGCAATTATACAGATATTTGGCAACTCAGTTCTGTTATTAACTGAGAATCATACATGATTGTggatatatatacaattatatatttttcatacatGCTTATTTATAGGAACATACAGTTATATTAGCTTGTATATTATATGCTAGTAGACAGATGCACATATAAAGTTAACTTTGTTCACTTTAAGAACcaagaaatatattatttaatagaaGTACATACAGAAGGAAAGGACAGCTAAGAgctgtttccttttaaatttaagaCAAAATTGATACTCAATggccttttaaaataatctagtcTGAAGAATTACATTTGGTAATTGAAATAAGTTACCACCATTATTGAACTTCGGAAAGACCATTAAAGAGATTCTTTACCCTCTTCGGTGATTGCTTTAGAGCCACAAAAAGGCATCACAGAGGAGGAATAGAGATGGGCTCCATagtccaaaagaaataaattgttgaGTTTATCAGTCTAATACTTCTTCCTAAGATAACTGCATTCTTTTGAAGTAACtaagttgaattaaaaaaagctGCAAATAGGAGGTAACCTCCCAGACAGAACATTTCAGTAGACTTAGAGGAGATTGATGAATATCTACCTCTACAACTAAGTAGGCAAAAATCAGAAAGACACTtgatataaacattaaaaaataaaactgaaaggtCAGAAGGCacattctaaaaaatataatccAGTAAATGAGAGAATGAAGTTTTACCTCTTGAGActtagaaaactattttaaaaattatacatttaaattttatgtaaaaacaaaaaatactttcttataaGGGCTTTTTATCAATTAGctctaaaaaaagttttaaaaattgacaatagaaataagaggaaataaaattttcttccagTTAGAATATTCTATGAAGCACCTCATTTTCTCTGGCTTtccttaaactaaaaaaaaaaaacaaaaaacaaaaaacaacagataaCATTAGTGTGGCATAGAGTTCACTGTAGATTCattactattttctttatcttgcttttcttcttcatgtggTGATTCTAGTTCATTTCTGCTATTTTCTTCCTCACTAGAATCACTGTCCAATCCATCTTCAACCCTGACAGATGTCTTGTCATACGAAGAACTTTCACAGGTTTTGTCTGTGGGAACAGCTCCTTTCCGTTGGGGTAAGATAGTAAAAAATGCTTCCTGCCAGTCTTTGGTTTCCAGATATTCCAGAATAATCTCAAACActgcaacaaagaaaaaatccataCATTTCTTGGCCAGGTTCATCACAATGTtgcattctgtattttaaaatacactgccTTTGTATTAAGAGTGCTAAGATGTCCTAGTAACTACATTGTTTGTATCACTTCCTTCTCCTATGCATTGTTAAGAGCCAATCTGCCCCAAGGCCCACTAGGCCTGATACCTCATCTCTAGTTTTTCCTCAATTCAGTTCTTGGGCACTCAAAGATATACCATTATCTTTTGTCAATTATAATCAATAGGCAGGgcaccattttcatttccttcttattcttcttACCCGTTTCACTTCTATATCCTTTATATGCTAACATAAActaggaacaaacaaaaaaaccggTTAGCATTAATCTAAattttttctgtccttcctaTAGAGAGTCACTCACTCTGGGAAGTATCTtgccctcccttttttttttttacattagagataaagaatataaatactGTCTGCAAGTTACTctcattttaatatattgctaAAGGGcataatttgaatttctttatgaaaaagtAATTTCCACTATCAAAGGTCTTAGAAGTTCATTCCTTGAATCAATAAATTCATTTCTGTAATTCCCTAGAGTGTGCTGTAGAGAAAGTGTTTAATTTAGCACATAAAAAGAGCTCAATAAGTAGTTGTATACTAACAAAAatctccactaaaaaaaaaaatcttagcaaaaCTCCAGGCAAAACTCAGGTCTAAGAGTATCTACTACAATgttatttacaaaagtaaaaaagaaaaaaaaaatcaacagttaCATTACTGTATATTcagatgatggaatattatgtagccattaaTAATGATtcaatgacagaaaataaaattataaatgggagaaaacatccaaatttataatattttatgtatcagAGTAAAAATCCAATTATGTAACAAATAATATTATCTATGCATAGGAAAAGAACTGGAAGGACACACCCAAGAAGTTAATAGCAAGTAACTCTAGGTAGTGGAATTATAGcgtatttttctacatttctaattttttctaaaatatgcaatattcaaattataaatgattacattttataattttgtctccAGCAAGATGTATATTTTCTACTTGTCCAAAGGTAATGTTATTCTTCACACTGTTCACTCAAGCATATTTTCATAATCCACTTATAGCTTACCATGATTAATTGCCAAAACTTTCCTACTATTCATCTTCACAAAATTTCCAAGGGGGAGCTGTGCATGGTCAATTCCATGATCTGATGCTTGTTTATATGTGAGTCCCTAAAACAAAGATACTATAACTCGGACTAGAACATTAGATTATTTTAACTTACAGTCTACAACAGAATAAGAAACAACTTTAGTTCAGAGAATATTATCTGAcgaagtgtgtgtgtttgtgtgtgtaattGCTAATCTGGAAGCATTCTTTCGACAGAAAGTATCGTCCAGAATGTTTGCTTAATCCTCCCTACAACACAGTGAGGTTAGTgttattatctatatttttgaTGAGGAACTGGGGGCACAGAGAAACTAAGTCTAAACTCAATAGTAGTAGGTGATAAAGCAGATATTTGACACCAGCAGATGGTTCCAGAGTCCACATGCTTAAATGATATGCTGTATTGATAGTAGATGCTGCTTTAACAgctttacaaataaggaaaccaaagacTAATTTAGTGTTTCCTACCCCAACACAAAGCTCCTCAGTGGAAGAACCACAAGAAAAATCTGACTCATGCCTTTTGACTCAGATAGCTCTTCACCATTCCACACTGCCTTCCTCTCAGTTTGAAATACTCAAATTGAATTCCTAGAGAAGCATCATCACTCTTCCCGTAAATGTAAAAACATATAAAGATAAAACTATGTTTCAATTATATAACAGTAAGAGGCACAAATGGCaaagacaaagtaaaagaaaacctgatttgaaaaaaattttaaattgcctataaattttattttccctaccAATTAAAAGattgttaaatataaattttctcctcaaaattaaaattcttagagTCTGTTCTAAACAGAACTGAAATAGCCAAAAGACAAAGTACAGGAGAAAGAAGAGCTAAATTTCTTAACCAGTAGTTTGCAAATTTTAGGGACAAATAATAGACTGAGACAGGTGCTTTTGAAAACAAACTTAATGTAGTTCAGAAAAACATAgaacattagagaaaaaaatatgattctacacaaacaacaaaatagaatttttccactaagaaaaaaattttaagaagctaAAGATCATTCTGATACAAATTTCCTGTGATGCTACAGAGCTGCATTCCCCAGTTACAGCCACAACTGTGACTGCTTAAGTTTAAATTGATGAGTTTCTCAAACTATGCACATTACATGTGTTCAACAGCACATGGCTATCATAATGGACAAGATGATATAAACTATCCCAACAGTACTGACAGTTTCTACCTCAGAGTGATGTTATACAAGaataatgaattatttcatattattctgATAGCATTTCCTTAGACAACTGGTAAACATGTTTTTCTTGAGTTGGGTTGAATTTAGCATACTGCAAAGTAGCTGGCCAAgaacaaaataatgttttcttttataaagtaaatttctgtaatttttcattCAAATGAGGGTAAGGAGGTGGTGGGAAGAGACAAAAGTACAAAATAcaagagaatagaaaacacatCCCatgaaaattatgtatttaaaaactcATATAAATTTACCATTTGGCATTAATTTTGGTATAAATCTTACCATCAGCAGCATCTACTATCAATACAGCATATCATTTAAGCATGTGGACTCTGGAACCATCTGCTGGTGTCAAATATCTGCTTTATCACCTACTACTATTGAGTTTAGACTTAGTTTCTCTGTGCCCCCAGTTCCTCAtcaaaaatatagataataacACTAACCTCACTGTGTTGTAGGGAGGATTAAGCAAACTAGAAATATATGTGAAATGCTTTCTTAGCTAGAAAGGTGACTGGAttatagtaggcattcaataatgATCAGCTATTGGTATTATTTTACTATCAAGAAAATTGGTgatatccattttaaaatatgagcaaaaaagtaaaaataaaaacttaatagtACCTTGTGATGGTTGTGATCTACTAACCCTCCAATCACATAAGCCTTTGATTCATCTAATTCCTTCAGCACATTAGGTGAGTCTGATGTTAGATAAATTAGGTCTTCTTTCTTTATGAATTCACTATAATGCTCTGCTTTGATGTGTATATCCTTTAAGACATAAGTAGAAAGATGTTATTAATAAGATTTTGTAAAAATTGGCtaaaaaggattattttcttttccttaagcaAAGCCACCCGAGAGCATATGAAAAGAAGTATGAAACAATATTTTACAATTATCGAGAACCTACTACTTCAATTCCTCATCACCTCACACCCCAATTATTTAAGCAGCCTCCTATTGCTATTTCCCTGTCTCTAGCCCCAGATCCCTCCAGTTTACTTCTATATACCAATGGCAGACTCACTTTCTAAAAACCCTACTTTCAATGATTTAGGATGAAACTTAAACCCTTTTACTCAGTAACTCTTTCTTGAATATGGCACTAACGTAGCTTTCTAACTTTGGCTCTGTTCcaacaaaacaaatgtatttttttggcCACAATCTGCTCAAACTTCTCTCTAACCAAAGAATGCCTCTTCCAATCCTTCCTATCCATCTGCCTGTATCATCACAAAAGGACTATAGATTTAATAAATTCTACACATCTGTTTCTATAAAGATCACATTTGAAATCTTCACCAAAATTATCAGGTCAGAGGTACAAGACTGAACAACATTCAGCAGTCAAAATTTTGCAAACTACATTGATAGAATAAGAGATGATGCATCACCAGACTCAGATGGCATTTacttagtaatttttaaagaaataaaaaatgaaggagattTTTCACCTTAAATGTATAACCTACTAGGTAATAAATAGCTGCTTTTCTGGAAAATGGTATTATTAATTTGACGGCCATGCTTAATGGGGGGTCCTGGAGGGCCCTGAGTAAAGACCAGTTAACTTGTGAGTCTCTGAAAAACTGGtggtataaataataaatttaacaagcCAGAAAATAACTGAAAGTATGCCTATACTAATTACATTATCTCTTAGGAAAATAGGCATGGGTATAAAACTTGGTAAATATATTGTACTTTAAAACTTAGGAAAgcttttgaagaaaatgtttcatACCATAggctattattaaaataaattcaggggtgcctgggtggctcagtcgtttaggtgtctcttgatttcaccttaggtcatgatctcaaggtcatgagatcaagccccatgtcccaGTTTAggatcttctctcttcctcccccacccacctctccaaaaaaaaaaaaagcagtattatGGGATTAGTGAGTGTGAGAGGGAAAGTTTATCACGTAAAAACTGGctctgagacagaaaaaaaaataggactacccCAGTACTTCTCAGAATAGGGCAAGGTTCCTCAGGGATTAGTACTAAAGCCAAACTATTTGTTATCTTTGCAAATGAGAACAGTTTagtccaaaagaaaaagaaaatgtgagccacatatgtaattttaaatctttcagtagacacatttaaaaaagcaaaaattggtgaaattaattttaatacattgttCCCAACACATTATACCCAATATGTTAACATTTCAACAtataataagtttttttaaaaatttcaagcagGTATtatacattctctctttttttttttatactttcaaatCCAATGTATATTTCACATTTATAGCACATCTCCATTCAGACCAGTCCCATTTCAAGAGTTCAATATCCACAGGTGGATAGTGGTCACCACACAGGATGGCACAGATTTAGTAGAAACAGAATATAAGTACATTTCCAAGTTTTAAAGAGATTTCTCTCTGGTAATGTATTACCAGTTTGCTAGGTAGAGATTATACACacagactttaaaatttttcctgttttaaaaaattgttttaaagttgGCAGTaaagaacaaagtgagggttgctggagtggggggtgggcagggaatgGGCCAGATGGGTGATAGGAATTTAGGACTGCACTTGTtttgaggagcactgggtgtgatatgtaagtgatgaatcactaaattctacacctgaaaccaatttcaCCTTATATGTTACctaactagaattaaaacaatctgagggttttgaaggggctgggggtgggaggtcggggtaccaggtggtgggtattatataggacacggattgcatggagcactgggtgtggtgcaaaaataatgaatactgttatgctgaaaataaataataaataaatttttaaaaaaagaaataacaaaataaaaagataaaggtgGCAAAATAAGTGAGACTTAATGAGAACATGTGAATAGGCATTTCAGTTTCTTTAGCTTCTACCATTAGTAACATTAGACTTAGGTATAGTGATTTAGAGACTGTCAATTCCTGTATTTATTGGCATTActtagaatttaagtaaaaaatttaagCATAAAAATACTTGGAATTATGTGAGAGTTCATCTATTTTAATTACCTTCCAGTTGACCCATCCTTTGTCATTTTCATCCATGTTCTTTTTCAATTGGCCTCCATGGCTTGTCAAGTAAAACTGATAAAAGAGATTGGtggacacagaaagaaagagcaaataaCTACCAGagtccagtattttatttttcttctaaaatcatcTGATCATCAatgaaccatatatatatatatatatatatagccattttagaaaaaaataatttgtgacaTGCTTTAAAACATACAAGAATAAATGTATGATAAAAGTGACATGTTTGGTGTATCTCATAACCCACTACTTTGAGTATTCCATCCacatttttctcccattttacaagCAGCTACAATCTGACTCTCCCTTAATAATCGCTTCTCTACAAACTCCCTACATTTATGT of Mustela nigripes isolate SB6536 chromosome 1, MUSNIG.SB6536, whole genome shotgun sequence contains these proteins:
- the TRMT10A gene encoding tRNA methyltransferase 10 homolog A isoform X1; this encodes MKRFFQRHQIMSSEMLPAFTESSNVERKQSLSEDQEKSQKPRLGEEFEPISKRQMKKLIKQKQWEEQRELRKQKRKEKRKRKQLERQCQLESNVDGNDRKRIRRDVVHSTLRLIIDCSFDSLMVLKDIKKLHKQIQRCYAENRRALHPVQFYLTSHGGQLKKNMDENDKGWVNWKDIHIKAEHYSEFIKKEDLIYLTSDSPNVLKELDESKAYVIGGLVDHNHHKGLTYKQASDHGIDHAQLPLGNFVKMNSRKVLAINHVFEIILEYLETKDWQEAFFTILPQRKGAVPTDKTCESSSYDKTSVRVEDGLDSDSSEEENSRNELESPHEEEKQDKENSNESTVNSMPH
- the TRMT10A gene encoding tRNA methyltransferase 10 homolog A isoform X2, which encodes MSSEMLPAFTESSNVERKQSLSEDQEKSQKPRLGEEFEPISKRQMKKLIKQKQWEEQRELRKQKRKEKRKRKQLERQCQLESNVDGNDRKRIRRDVVHSTLRLIIDCSFDSLMVLKDIKKLHKQIQRCYAENRRALHPVQFYLTSHGGQLKKNMDENDKGWVNWKDIHIKAEHYSEFIKKEDLIYLTSDSPNVLKELDESKAYVIGGLVDHNHHKGLTYKQASDHGIDHAQLPLGNFVKMNSRKVLAINHVFEIILEYLETKDWQEAFFTILPQRKGAVPTDKTCESSSYDKTSVRVEDGLDSDSSEEENSRNELESPHEEEKQDKENSNESTVNSMPH